A window of the Canis aureus isolate CA01 chromosome 29, VMU_Caureus_v.1.0, whole genome shotgun sequence genome harbors these coding sequences:
- the LOC144301280 gene encoding uncharacterized protein LOC144301280 isoform X1 yields the protein MAEAGAERRGPLDLPRPGERGRPPAPGWRPEPRRPRPEGRLRGRGPGPAGDLDRPGRLFRGRQRGRVLQDLQDLQDLQDPGPASPSSFPPSWALHRIVRSSAGWYPDCLLPSPPAHLVTFKTHKVLSLLLKLIAHSVSLTTLSSKIASSTLKVK from the exons ATGGCCGAGGCCGGAGCCGAGCGGCGCGGCCCCCTCGACCTTCCGCGGCCCGGCGAGCGGGGGCGCCCTCCTGCCCCGGGCTGGCGGCCAGAGCCCCGGCGTCCTCGGCCTGAAGGTCGGCTGCGGGGCCGCGGCCCGGGCCCGGCGGGAGACCTGGACCGGCCCGGCCGGCTGTTCCGCGGGAGGCAGCGTGG CCGCGTCCTCCAGGACCTCCAGGACCTCCAGGACCTCCAGGACCCGGGCCCCGCGTCCCCCTCCAGCTTTCCTCCCTCGTGGGCACTCCACCGGATCGTGCGGTCGTCAGCTGGCTGGTACCCAGactgcctcctccccagccctcctgcccACCTGGTGACCTTCAAGACGCACA aagttttgTCTCTGCTTTTAAAGCTAATTGCCCACAGTGTTTCATTAACAACGCTTTCCTCTAAGATTGCAAGTTCAACACTGAAGGTGAAATGA
- the LOC144301280 gene encoding uncharacterized protein LOC144301280 isoform X3 — protein MAEAGAERRGPLDLPRPGERGRPPAPGWRPEPRRPRPEGRLRGRGPGPAGDLDRPGRLFRGRQRGRVLQDLQDLQDLQDPGPASPSSFPPSWALHRIVRSSAGWYPDCLLPSPPAHLVTFKTHRENSTSASVHWII, from the exons ATGGCCGAGGCCGGAGCCGAGCGGCGCGGCCCCCTCGACCTTCCGCGGCCCGGCGAGCGGGGGCGCCCTCCTGCCCCGGGCTGGCGGCCAGAGCCCCGGCGTCCTCGGCCTGAAGGTCGGCTGCGGGGCCGCGGCCCGGGCCCGGCGGGAGACCTGGACCGGCCCGGCCGGCTGTTCCGCGGGAGGCAGCGTGG CCGCGTCCTCCAGGACCTCCAGGACCTCCAGGACCTCCAGGACCCGGGCCCCGCGTCCCCCTCCAGCTTTCCTCCCTCGTGGGCACTCCACCGGATCGTGCGGTCGTCAGCTGGCTGGTACCCAGactgcctcctccccagccctcctgcccACCTGGTGACCTTCAAGACGCACA GAGAAAACAGTACCTCAGCCTCTGTTCATTGGATAATATGA